The nucleotide window TAAATCTTGAATATTATTTGGGGCAGGTTTTATTATAATTTGAAATTGATAATAATGTTGTAATCTGTTTGGATTTTTCCCAAATCTTCCATCAGAAGGACGTCGGGATGCTTGTACATACGCTCTAGAAAAAGATTTTTTTCCTATACTATTAAAAAACGTTTCAGGATGAAAAGTTCCAGCTCCTACTGGAAGATCTAATGGTTCAATAATAACGCAACCTTTACTGCTCCAATATTTCTTTAAAATGTTTATTATACTAATAAATGTAATATTTTCAAATTCTTTCATTAAAAATCCAACGTTATTTATTCTGTTAACACTACTTACAGTTTAGTAGAAAAACCCTATTTTATATATAACTCATTGTAACAAAATATCATTTTTTATTTTTTTTAAAAAACTTTTTTATTTTTCTTTAAATTAAAAATAAAAATTTAAAATTTCTTCTAATATAAATATATATATCACTTTATAAGTTCTAATTAATTTCAAATTTTTATGATATTAAATAGTAATTAGTAACAAAAATATTTATAAACATTCAATATTATCTTTTTTGTTCAAAAATTTACTTAAAACTTAACGATTAAATTTAACCAAACGTTATTTGAATGAATTTAGTCTTAATAAAATTTCTGATTAAATTTACCTAATAAAATATTTTGTTTTTAGATTTATTAAATAAACGTTTACATTTTGAATCCGTTATTCAAAACGCTAACAATGATTTTATTATTATATTTTTTTTAAAAAATATTTAAAACATTTAAAATATTTTATTAAATCTCCAAACAATTTTTTTATTTTACGTTACAATACTAATCTAGTTATTAATAAATACAGGTAAAAATTAATGAAATATATTGGAGCTCATTTTAGTACATCTGGAGGAATTGATAAAGCAGTATTTAGAGCAAAACTACTTGAATCTACTGCATTTTCATTTTTTACTAAAAATCAACTTCGTTGGAATTCTCCTAATCTAGATAAAAAAACAATACTAAAATTTAAATCAGCGTGTGATATATGCGAGTTTTCTAATAAATACATAATTCCTCATGCTAGTTATTTAATTAATTTAGGAAACCCTGATACTCAGTTACTACAAAAGTCAAGAATAGCTTTTTTAGACGAAATTAATCGATGTCAAAAACTAGGATTATGTTTATTAAACTTTCATCCTGGAAATCATCTAAAAAAAATTTCTGAAAAAAATTGTCTTAAATTAATATCCTCATCCATTAATTATGCATTAAAAAAAACAAAATCAGTTAATCTGGTAATAGAAAATACAGCTGGACAAGGAAGTTCTGTTGGGTATAAATTTGAACATATTGCTAATATAATTAAAAATACACATGATAAATCTAGAATAGGTGTTTGTCTTGATACATGTCATTTA belongs to Buchnera aphidicola (Anoecia corni) and includes:
- the nfo gene encoding deoxyribonuclease IV, with protein sequence MKYIGAHFSTSGGIDKAVFRAKLLESTAFSFFTKNQLRWNSPNLDKKTILKFKSACDICEFSNKYIIPHASYLINLGNPDTQLLQKSRIAFLDEINRCQKLGLCLLNFHPGNHLKKISEKNCLKLISSSINYALKKTKSVNLVIENTAGQGSSVGYKFEHIANIIKNTHDKSRIGVCLDTCHLFSAGYDIRTKESFKKTFLLFEKIIGLKYLKAMHLNDSKTMFNSRIDRHHNLGLGNIGNKTFSYIMNDSRFNNIPLILETSNKNLWSKEINWLKSICKNY